From a single Gimesia fumaroli genomic region:
- a CDS encoding DUF1559 domain-containing protein has product MMTLRPFSSPATGALKHSSPNRRGFTLIELLVVIAIIAILIALLLPAVQQAREAARRTQCRNNLKQIGLAFHNFHDVFDRLPTGARDGAGASYACCNAQERAGWSWLYHILPYMDRANVYDLGTDADPVGTYPLVGRTGIKAYYCPSRRKPTSYGSGYYRSDYAGNGGQREGGITSTLSLGQRGVVVRTDSREIRINDIKDGASNTIMVAEKALHPDRHGQDGGDNEPWVNAGWDECVIRHGAGKNSAGDEYGLTPLYDTDAPTNTVAVVDKGGVSWTNWHPFFGSAHQGGMNACLADGSVRLISYNIDGEIMRRISLTNDRESVGEY; this is encoded by the coding sequence ATGATGACGTTACGTCCATTTTCTTCCCCGGCCACCGGTGCGCTCAAACATTCTTCCCCCAATCGCCGCGGATTTACGCTGATTGAATTACTGGTCGTGATTGCAATTATCGCGATTCTGATTGCCCTTTTGCTGCCGGCCGTTCAACAGGCACGCGAAGCCGCCCGCCGAACACAGTGCAGAAACAATCTGAAACAAATTGGCCTGGCATTTCACAACTTCCACGATGTCTTTGATCGGCTGCCTACGGGTGCCCGCGATGGCGCCGGCGCATCTTATGCCTGCTGTAATGCCCAGGAACGTGCCGGCTGGAGCTGGCTTTACCACATTCTGCCTTACATGGATCGGGCAAACGTGTACGATCTGGGAACGGATGCCGATCCTGTGGGAACCTATCCGCTTGTTGGCCGAACAGGAATCAAAGCCTATTACTGCCCTTCCCGTCGCAAGCCGACTTCATATGGTAGTGGGTATTATCGTAGCGATTATGCTGGAAATGGTGGGCAGCGTGAAGGCGGAATTACCTCGACTCTCAGTCTTGGTCAGCGAGGGGTCGTCGTGCGAACTGATTCACGTGAAATTCGTATCAACGACATTAAAGACGGCGCTTCCAACACCATTATGGTGGCGGAAAAAGCATTGCACCCAGATCGACATGGACAAGATGGCGGCGACAATGAGCCCTGGGTCAATGCCGGCTGGGATGAATGTGTGATCCGCCATGGAGCCGGTAAGAATAGTGCTGGCGACGAGTACGGCTTGACTCCGCTGTACGACACGGACGCTCCGACGAACACTGTCGCCGTGGTTGACAAAGGGGGCGTCAGCTGGACGAACTGGCATCCCTTCTTTGGTTCAGCCCACCAGGGCGGCATGAACGCCTGCCTGGCCGATGGTTCGGTGCGACTCATCAGTTACAACATCGACGGCGAAATCATGCGTCGAATCAGCCTGACGAATGACCGTGAGTCTGTTGGTGAATATTAA
- a CDS encoding tetratricopeptide repeat protein — protein sequence MSIILASYYFGVNRMPVFLITATDENDKRETHRVEAENSQDAYHDLESRGFSEIVLHTDDAAAATSSLFPNRAEIEELVSAADMVKFQSLSNFQLFLLSVGKGLWSIRLPLVILGVVLLYRWKFSIRLMIIDYGFLFLLFVPILISFWSVYFSTGQKYNKLMQSFAWARWQEVLKRVPALRGHVPEFELEARRAVALTALGDFDQGLAVIKPFEADPEIPRWMYLERLSELYEVVNDQDQVIECMRLAWEEAPGNPTVQMDYAYALLKYQQNLPLAQQLLTEAEQQHLDELLKMILYYFKGLLELNLGHCHVAKEQFLSSLSQLLPIAASQPLLQLFVDLNRAYLAIAHAELGEREQAQKLYKRVEPRLKALGSTSIMDRYAAAIA from the coding sequence ATGTCAATCATTCTCGCATCGTATTATTTCGGAGTGAATCGCATGCCTGTTTTTCTAATCACAGCAACCGATGAAAATGATAAACGCGAAACACACCGCGTCGAAGCGGAAAATTCGCAAGATGCCTATCACGACCTGGAATCGCGTGGGTTTTCTGAGATCGTCCTGCACACCGACGATGCTGCCGCGGCGACTTCGAGTCTGTTCCCTAATCGTGCGGAAATAGAAGAGCTTGTTTCCGCTGCCGACATGGTTAAGTTTCAGAGTCTCAGCAATTTTCAGTTGTTTTTATTATCAGTGGGAAAAGGATTATGGAGTATCCGCTTACCGTTAGTGATTCTGGGAGTGGTGTTGCTTTATCGCTGGAAGTTTTCAATCAGGTTGATGATCATTGATTATGGATTTCTGTTTTTGTTATTCGTTCCGATTCTCATTTCGTTCTGGTCGGTCTATTTTTCAACCGGACAAAAATATAATAAGTTGATGCAGTCATTCGCCTGGGCGCGCTGGCAAGAAGTGCTTAAACGAGTGCCCGCGCTACGCGGGCATGTTCCCGAATTCGAATTGGAAGCGCGTCGCGCAGTTGCCTTAACGGCTTTAGGCGATTTTGATCAGGGGCTGGCTGTAATCAAGCCGTTTGAAGCAGATCCAGAAATACCCCGCTGGATGTATCTCGAACGCCTGTCAGAACTATATGAAGTAGTGAATGATCAGGATCAGGTGATTGAATGTATGCGACTGGCTTGGGAAGAGGCGCCGGGAAATCCGACCGTGCAGATGGATTATGCGTATGCACTGTTGAAGTATCAGCAGAATCTTCCATTGGCACAGCAGTTACTGACCGAAGCAGAGCAGCAACATCTGGATGAATTACTGAAAATGATTCTGTACTATTTCAAAGGACTTCTGGAACTCAATCTGGGGCACTGTCACGTCGCGAAAGAGCAGTTTCTCTCCTCTTTATCTCAACTCTTGCCAATTGCAGCCAGTCAACCATTACTGCAACTCTTTGTAGATCTCAATCGTGCCTACCTCGCGATCGCCCACGCCGAATTGGGAGAAAGAGAGCAGGCACAAAAACTCTACAAACGGGTTGAGCCCCGCTTGAAAGCACTCGGCAGTACATCGATCATGGATCGTTATGCAGCAGCGATTGCCTAA
- a CDS encoding molybdopterin-dependent oxidoreductase, which produces MSGSLEAFLAEHSRLSRRYFLKYGAAGAAACTAINQLQAEVQDRDPALQQAIDRLETNLTIPKSFRDVSRGNPKPHTLSEEKRKQVGLTRETWSLEVISDPENKARLGNPLTKENGNALDFEALLKLGEKHAVRFSKVMTCLNIRNPLGTGIWEGVPLREILWLTKPRDNIRRVFFNGYHNDDPKQIFKSSLPIDRVLEDPPGLPPVILCYKLNGQWLSPERGAPVRMVVPESYGFKNVKWLTHVYFSNLFHANDTYANGNNDIDSTLKTFASTLSCPKQVKPLQPIPITGYAQSGTAGLAKVQVWIQKNGESLPGDDKYFTSAPWIDAEILSAPASDRWGGDLPDHKIPPETIGFDNKTRKPIAWPMPLMKAHWAILMPGLPAGKYTLRCRTIDANGKAQPMPRPFRKSGHVAIEKKDLLVTA; this is translated from the coding sequence ATGTCTGGCTCATTGGAAGCATTCCTTGCAGAACATTCGCGGTTATCGCGACGGTACTTTTTAAAATATGGCGCAGCAGGAGCGGCTGCCTGTACCGCCATCAATCAACTACAGGCAGAGGTTCAGGATCGAGACCCCGCATTACAACAGGCGATTGACCGACTCGAAACCAACCTCACCATTCCGAAATCATTTCGAGATGTCTCGCGGGGAAATCCCAAGCCGCATACTTTGAGTGAAGAGAAACGAAAACAGGTCGGTTTGACGCGCGAGACCTGGTCTCTCGAAGTGATTAGCGATCCGGAAAACAAAGCCCGACTGGGAAATCCCCTCACAAAAGAGAATGGAAACGCACTTGATTTTGAAGCGTTACTCAAACTGGGAGAAAAACACGCGGTCCGGTTTTCCAAAGTGATGACCTGTCTGAATATCAGAAACCCGCTGGGTACCGGGATCTGGGAAGGGGTTCCCTTACGTGAAATTCTCTGGCTGACGAAACCGCGCGATAACATCCGCCGCGTGTTTTTTAACGGGTATCATAACGACGATCCCAAACAAATCTTCAAGAGTTCGCTGCCCATTGATCGTGTGCTGGAAGATCCCCCGGGATTACCACCTGTGATTCTGTGCTACAAATTGAATGGTCAGTGGCTGAGCCCGGAACGCGGTGCGCCCGTGCGGATGGTGGTTCCCGAATCATACGGATTCAAAAATGTGAAATGGCTGACTCACGTTTATTTTTCCAATTTGTTTCACGCCAACGATACCTACGCCAACGGGAATAATGACATCGACAGCACACTGAAAACGTTCGCGTCGACGCTCTCCTGTCCCAAACAGGTCAAACCGCTTCAGCCGATTCCGATTACCGGCTATGCCCAATCGGGCACTGCAGGATTGGCGAAAGTTCAGGTCTGGATTCAAAAGAATGGCGAGAGTTTACCCGGCGATGACAAATACTTCACCTCAGCACCCTGGATCGATGCGGAAATCCTGTCTGCACCGGCTTCCGATCGATGGGGCGGTGATCTACCCGATCACAAAATTCCGCCCGAAACCATCGGCTTCGACAACAAAACAAGAAAACCCATCGCATGGCCGATGCCATTGATGAAAGCACACTGGGCGATTCTGATGCCCGGCTTACCTGCAGGGAAATATACGCTCCGCTGTCGGACGATCGACGCCAACGGCAAAGCCCAACCCATGCCGCGCCCTTTTAGAAAATCGGGACACGTTGCCATTGAAAAAAAGGATTTGTTGGTGACCGCTTAA
- a CDS encoding universal stress protein, producing the protein MQSLDSILVGVDLTHADRLVAADLNEQTKEAVERAIWLAGLFNAKLEFIAAIDLSAHTKHLLEEDRLHLTNNVEDEAHKVMSSLIQQAKDHGVESTSKVAIGSPWREIVLEVINNKHDMVLVGTRPHGFTGRLFGGTVMNLFRQCPCPVFAVKKDEEPDVPEIVVASDMSEVSSDILHFIVSAAQVADMKIHLVHAIDTQLDQRLKGLGVGEETLKKCAEDIMEEVKNELNEQLAQTDYRTLSYGVQVHVLEGSPDVAIPAFIEEHSINLLAMGTLARSGISGFFIGNTAERMLEKVKCSVLTFKPSDFVSPVEPE; encoded by the coding sequence ATGCAAAGCCTCGACTCCATTTTAGTTGGCGTAGATTTGACCCACGCAGACCGACTGGTTGCCGCCGATTTGAACGAACAGACGAAGGAAGCGGTCGAACGTGCGATCTGGCTGGCCGGCTTGTTCAATGCCAAACTGGAATTTATCGCTGCCATTGATCTCTCGGCGCACACCAAACACTTGCTGGAAGAAGATCGGTTACATCTGACAAATAATGTGGAAGACGAAGCGCATAAAGTGATGAGCAGTCTGATCCAACAGGCAAAAGACCACGGCGTCGAAAGTACGTCGAAGGTAGCGATCGGTTCACCGTGGCGCGAAATTGTTCTCGAAGTCATCAATAATAAACACGATATGGTGCTGGTGGGAACGCGTCCGCATGGCTTTACCGGTCGTTTATTCGGCGGCACCGTGATGAACCTGTTCCGTCAATGTCCGTGCCCCGTCTTTGCTGTCAAGAAAGACGAAGAGCCGGACGTTCCGGAAATTGTCGTCGCCAGCGATATGAGCGAAGTCAGCAGCGATATTCTGCATTTTATCGTCTCAGCGGCTCAAGTTGCTGACATGAAAATTCATCTGGTACATGCTATCGATACACAGCTCGATCAGCGACTCAAAGGCCTGGGAGTCGGGGAAGAGACGCTCAAAAAATGTGCCGAGGATATCATGGAAGAGGTCAAAAACGAACTCAACGAACAACTGGCACAGACCGACTACCGCACGCTTTCCTACGGCGTGCAGGTGCATGTGCTGGAAGGTTCTCCCGACGTGGCAATTCCCGCATTCATCGAAGAACACAGCATCAACCTGCTGGCGATGGGCACACTGGCCCGTTCCGGCATCAGCGGCTTCTTCATCGGCAATACTGCCGAACGCATGCTCGAAAAAGTCAAATGCTCCGTATTGACTTTCAAACCGTCTGATTTTGTTTCACCTGTAGAGCCTGAGTAA